The following coding sequences lie in one Niabella agricola genomic window:
- a CDS encoding ABC transporter ATP-binding protein yields MQERTNARKAAKPNMLAMLKPYRGLIIILLLLALFSNGLNLVIPKLIQSAIDDFSQHRFQAQRLMLNFLGTSVLILILTYFQSLVQTYASEKVARDLREQLAGKISRQTHAFIQETSPDKLLTNITSDVNAVKTFVSQAIVNIISSIVLIVGTAVLLLSINWRLGLIVLCVIPIIALTFMLVFKKVKTLFKRSQEVIDKLNKTINESILGAALIRVLNAQFQEYNKFMDASGEAKHLGLSILKLFATLIPIIVFTANLAVLAVVVIGGRFAITGSMTMGAFAAFNSYIAILIFPILLIGFMSNLIARASASYARIHQVLTAPDTEEGGDFEKQLEGAIEVKELTVAFGEKKALDHVSFHVQAGSRTAIIGPTAAGKTQLFYALTTLIKPQSGAIYYDGVPIETYNQEVLLRQIGLVFQDAIIFNMSLRENIAFNADVSEEALQKAVQTAELADFVTNLPNGLNTEVSERGLSLSGGQKQRVMLARALAGNPKILLLDEFTARVDRTTEQRIWKNVAENYPGITIVSITQNLEPVKEYEQIILLMEGELVAKGTHEELLRSNPEYNQILQSQQSLNNYQTTEA; encoded by the coding sequence ATGCAGGAAAGAACAAACGCCCGTAAAGCAGCAAAGCCCAATATGCTTGCCATGTTAAAGCCTTATAGGGGGCTTATCATCATATTATTGTTGCTGGCTTTGTTCAGTAATGGCCTGAACCTGGTCATTCCAAAACTCATCCAGTCGGCCATTGATGATTTTTCGCAGCACCGGTTCCAGGCACAACGGTTGATGCTGAATTTCTTGGGAACTTCGGTGCTGATCCTTATCCTAACCTATTTCCAAAGCCTGGTGCAAACCTATGCCTCGGAAAAAGTAGCGCGGGATTTGCGGGAACAGCTTGCGGGCAAAATCTCCCGCCAGACGCACGCTTTCATCCAGGAAACGAGCCCGGATAAACTGCTGACCAATATCACCTCCGATGTTAATGCTGTCAAGACCTTTGTTTCGCAAGCTATTGTCAATATTATTTCATCAATCGTCCTGATTGTGGGTACCGCCGTCCTTTTGCTCAGTATCAACTGGCGGCTGGGTCTCATAGTGCTCTGCGTGATCCCCATCATTGCACTTACGTTTATGCTGGTGTTTAAAAAAGTAAAAACACTCTTCAAACGTTCGCAGGAGGTGATCGACAAGCTGAATAAAACCATTAATGAATCCATTCTTGGTGCGGCACTCATCCGGGTGCTGAACGCGCAGTTCCAGGAATACAATAAATTTATGGACGCCAGCGGCGAGGCTAAGCACCTGGGCTTATCCATTCTTAAATTATTCGCCACATTGATTCCCATTATTGTGTTTACAGCCAATTTGGCGGTATTAGCAGTGGTGGTGATTGGTGGACGTTTCGCCATTACCGGATCCATGACCATGGGAGCCTTTGCGGCCTTTAACAGCTATATTGCCATATTAATCTTTCCTATTTTGCTCATCGGGTTTATGAGCAACCTGATCGCAAGGGCTTCAGCCTCCTATGCGCGCATTCACCAGGTGCTCACCGCCCCGGATACAGAAGAGGGGGGCGACTTTGAAAAACAACTGGAAGGAGCTATCGAGGTAAAAGAACTTACAGTGGCTTTTGGCGAAAAAAAGGCGCTGGATCACGTGTCATTTCATGTACAGGCCGGTTCCCGTACTGCCATTATCGGACCTACAGCGGCGGGAAAAACCCAGCTGTTTTATGCCTTAACCACGTTGATCAAACCACAATCCGGTGCTATTTATTATGATGGTGTTCCGATAGAGACCTATAACCAGGAAGTGTTGCTGCGACAGATCGGCCTGGTATTCCAGGATGCCATTATTTTCAATATGAGCCTCCGGGAGAATATCGCCTTCAACGCAGATGTTTCGGAAGAGGCCCTGCAAAAAGCAGTACAGACGGCGGAACTCGCAGATTTTGTGACAAACCTTCCCAACGGACTGAATACGGAAGTATCTGAGCGGGGACTCAGCCTATCCGGGGGGCAGAAGCAACGCGTCATGCTGGCTCGGGCATTGGCCGGCAACCCCAAAATTTTATTACTGGATGAGTTTACTGCCCGTGTAGATCGCACTACCGAACAACGCATCTGGAAAAATGTGGCCGAAAATTATCCCGGTATCACCATTGTTTCCATTACCCAGAACCTGGAACCGGTAAAGGAATATGAGCAGATCATTCTATTAATGGAAGGTGAACTGGTGGCCAAAGGCACCCATGAAGAGTTGTTACGTTCGAATCCCGAATACAACCAGATCTTGCAAAGCCAGCAAAGCCTGAACAATTATCAAACCACAGAAGCCTAA
- a CDS encoding ABC transporter permease — protein MKNPVVYFKGLFSENVNSRKKPAGEQPFSVMVRKEVADHIRSWRFIILLAIMLLTFLGSMYVSLSNISRAVGNTEDPDRWFLYLKLLTITDNSLPPFHIFVGFLGPLLGIGLGFDAINAEQNNGTLIRLLAQPVYRDNLLLAKFTGALIVISALFLSLGLLMIGGGLIITGVHMEPQEFLRILCFIVLTIVYVGFWLNLSILLSVIFKQAATSALTAIGIWLFFTIFYQMVMSLVIKAALPDPALLSPDEVAGYNSLITTFLRMAPSQLYADGTTTLLMPSVRSLGPLSMEQMAGAIPTPLSLRESIMIVWPQLCGLLAATLVCFALAYYRFMRREVRN, from the coding sequence GTGAAAAATCCAGTGGTTTATTTCAAAGGTCTTTTTTCAGAAAACGTAAATAGCAGAAAAAAGCCGGCAGGCGAACAGCCGTTTTCGGTAATGGTCCGCAAGGAAGTAGCAGACCATATCCGCAGCTGGCGGTTTATCATATTATTGGCCATTATGCTGCTGACCTTTTTAGGTTCGATGTATGTATCCTTGTCCAATATTTCCAGGGCAGTGGGAAATACAGAAGATCCGGACCGTTGGTTCTTATACCTGAAACTGTTAACAATTACTGATAACAGCCTGCCACCCTTTCACATTTTTGTAGGGTTCCTGGGACCGCTGCTGGGTATTGGGCTTGGGTTTGATGCAATAAATGCAGAACAGAATAATGGCACCCTCATTCGCCTGCTGGCCCAGCCGGTATACCGCGACAATCTGTTGCTGGCTAAATTTACAGGGGCGCTTATTGTGATCAGCGCACTTTTTTTATCATTGGGATTGCTCATGATAGGCGGCGGACTCATCATTACCGGCGTACATATGGAACCACAGGAGTTCTTGCGCATCCTTTGTTTTATTGTACTTACCATTGTATATGTAGGTTTCTGGCTCAACCTGTCTATTTTACTTTCAGTTATTTTTAAACAGGCAGCTACTTCGGCGTTAACGGCCATCGGTATCTGGCTGTTTTTTACTATTTTTTACCAGATGGTCATGAGCCTGGTGATTAAGGCGGCCTTGCCGGATCCGGCCCTGCTTTCGCCGGATGAGGTAGCCGGTTATAACAGCCTTATCACAACCTTCCTGAGGATGGCACCCAGTCAGCTTTATGCAGATGGAACCACTACCCTGCTCATGCCCTCCGTAAGAAGCCTCGGCCCCCTGTCGATGGAGCAGATGGCAGGAGCGATTCCTACGCCCCTTTCACTCCGGGAGAGTATTATGATCGTGTGGCCGCAGCTTTGCGGGTTGCTGGCAGCTACATTGGTATGCTTTGCACTGGCCTATTACCGGTTTATGAGAAGAGAAGTACGGAACTAA
- a CDS encoding ABC transporter ATP-binding protein: MEAPIIELKGLTKCYRSLRAVDNLDLTIRKGEIFGLLGPNGAGKSTTILMMLGLTEPTSGTAMVCGFNATRNPIPVKRKVGYMPDNVGFYNNMTALENLMYIGRLNGIPESEVKERACDTLEEVGLAGAMDKRTATFSRGMKQRLGLADVLIKRPEVIILDEPTLGIDPSGVKDFLVLIKQLSRQQGLTVLLSSHHLHQVQQVCDRVGIFVGGKLLAEGNIDTLAGNLFASEPFVVEVMVKNPAPETLEADLMKMDGVKKVLVKDQLLQISGGSDITPGLVRLLVQKGMDITGVQRRSYGLDEIYERYFETNLNENSPSEKSSGLFQRSFFRKRK; this comes from the coding sequence ATGGAAGCTCCGATCATTGAACTGAAGGGGTTAACGAAATGTTACCGCTCACTTCGGGCGGTCGACAACCTGGATCTGACCATTCGTAAAGGTGAAATTTTCGGATTATTGGGTCCCAATGGTGCCGGCAAATCCACTACCATACTCATGATGCTGGGCCTCACAGAGCCCACTTCCGGTACGGCAATGGTTTGCGGCTTCAATGCCACAAGAAATCCCATACCGGTAAAACGGAAGGTGGGCTATATGCCGGATAACGTGGGTTTTTACAACAACATGACCGCATTGGAAAACCTGATGTATATCGGGCGGCTGAATGGCATCCCGGAAAGTGAGGTAAAAGAACGCGCCTGCGATACATTGGAAGAAGTAGGTCTGGCCGGTGCCATGGACAAACGTACAGCTACCTTTTCCCGGGGAATGAAACAACGGCTGGGTCTGGCCGATGTACTCATCAAGCGCCCGGAAGTGATCATTCTGGATGAACCCACCCTGGGCATCGACCCCAGCGGGGTAAAGGATTTCCTTGTGCTAATAAAACAGCTGAGCCGGCAGCAAGGGCTTACCGTCTTGCTTTCCTCCCATCACCTGCACCAGGTACAGCAGGTCTGCGACCGGGTGGGGATCTTTGTGGGCGGAAAACTATTGGCTGAAGGGAATATTGACACCCTGGCCGGCAACCTGTTTGCCAGTGAGCCGTTTGTTGTAGAAGTAATGGTTAAAAACCCGGCACCCGAAACCCTGGAAGCGGATCTCATGAAAATGGATGGTGTGAAAAAGGTGCTTGTAAAGGATCAGCTGCTGCAGATATCCGGAGGCTCCGATATTACACCCGGCCTGGTACGGCTTCTTGTTCAAAAAGGCATGGACATTACAGGAGTGCAGCGGCGCTCTTATGGCTTGGATGAAATTTATGAACGTTATTTTGAAACCAATTTAAATGAAAACAGTCCCAGTGAAAAATCCAGTGGTTTATTTCAAAGGTCTTTTTTCAGAAAACGTAAATAG
- a CDS encoding COG1470 family protein: protein MNLEAAVNETFRYNATLHNEARQAKIYELKSEAPIGWNVAFKIEGSQVASFRLDSNRTQDISIEVLPAPAAKPGKYSIPLKAISGADTAALTIEAVVKGSYAVELTTPTGRLSDEVTEGSSAQLHLVVRNTGTIALDNLELSAQAPSQWDAAFDPSKISRLEPGKTMDVTVNLKVPDKTIAGDYVSNFSVKNPNANASAAFRITVKTSFLSGWIGLLVILLAMAIIYYLVRKYGRR from the coding sequence ATGAACCTGGAAGCGGCCGTTAATGAAACCTTCCGTTATAATGCGACCCTTCACAATGAAGCGCGGCAGGCTAAAATCTATGAGCTGAAATCTGAAGCGCCCATCGGCTGGAACGTCGCATTCAAAATAGAGGGTAGCCAGGTAGCCTCCTTCCGGCTCGATTCGAACCGGACGCAGGACATATCCATAGAGGTGCTTCCCGCTCCTGCAGCCAAACCCGGCAAGTACAGTATTCCCCTAAAAGCCATATCCGGGGCAGATACAGCTGCCTTAACTATTGAAGCAGTAGTAAAAGGATCGTATGCAGTAGAACTGACAACGCCCACCGGCAGACTGAGCGATGAGGTTACGGAAGGATCTTCCGCACAACTGCACCTGGTTGTTCGGAATACCGGCACCATTGCACTGGACAACCTCGAACTTTCCGCACAGGCCCCGTCGCAATGGGATGCTGCTTTTGATCCGTCAAAAATCAGCAGGCTGGAACCCGGCAAAACCATGGATGTAACCGTAAACCTCAAGGTGCCGGATAAAACCATTGCAGGCGATTATGTTTCTAATTTCAGCGTAAAAAATCCAAATGCCAATGCCAGCGCTGCTTTCCGCATAACGGTAAAAACATCTTTCCTCTCCGGCTGGATCGGACTGTTGGTAATACTGCTGGCTATGGCAATTATCTATTACCTGGTCCGCAAATACGGAAGGAGATAA
- a CDS encoding DMT family transporter — protein sequence MPDSFVHTQKKHTGLKWILAGLVFAVLWSSASTATKIALAVSQPLVIAVMRFGVASLIMLVIAHLVLRKPLPRKKEWKPLFIYGMLNITIYLGLYVIAMQQVTASVGALTVAVSPVFISFISVFFLKKPLPLRIFFAICICLLGILVVAWPLLGGASVTPLGLVLLLASMLSYSIGTIYFSSRSWGQMHLFVLNGWQTFFGGLLMLPIALYTYKGAANHYTAAFWGGTLWLALPVSIGAVALWLHLLKQDAVKAGMWLFICPVFGIIIAALWVHDSVSIYTIAGVLMVLAGLALSQFSKDKNQS from the coding sequence TTGCCGGATTCTTTCGTGCATACACAAAAAAAACATACCGGGTTAAAGTGGATACTGGCGGGATTGGTATTTGCTGTATTATGGTCGTCTGCGTCTACTGCAACCAAGATAGCGTTGGCTGTATCCCAGCCATTGGTGATCGCCGTGATGCGCTTTGGTGTAGCATCGCTGATTATGCTGGTTATTGCACACCTGGTGCTTCGCAAGCCGCTGCCCCGTAAAAAGGAATGGAAGCCGCTGTTCATTTACGGGATGCTGAACATCACTATTTACCTGGGATTGTATGTGATCGCCATGCAGCAGGTAACAGCCAGCGTTGGCGCATTAACAGTGGCCGTCAGCCCCGTGTTCATCAGCTTTATCTCGGTATTCTTTTTAAAAAAGCCATTGCCGCTCCGTATTTTCTTTGCTATATGTATTTGCCTGTTGGGCATCCTGGTAGTAGCCTGGCCCTTACTGGGCGGGGCTTCGGTTACACCACTGGGGTTGGTTTTGTTGCTGGCTAGTATGCTTTCATATTCCATCGGCACCATTTATTTTTCGTCGAGAAGCTGGGGACAAATGCACCTGTTTGTGCTCAACGGCTGGCAAACCTTTTTTGGTGGGTTGCTGATGCTGCCCATCGCCCTCTACACTTATAAAGGAGCGGCCAATCACTACACCGCCGCATTCTGGGGAGGCACTCTTTGGCTTGCCCTGCCGGTTTCCATCGGTGCCGTTGCATTATGGCTCCACCTGCTGAAACAGGATGCAGTTAAAGCAGGCATGTGGCTGTTTATCTGCCCGGTCTTCGGCATCATCATCGCAGCCCTTTGGGTACACGACTCCGTAAGCATCTATACCATCGCCGGAGTGCTAATGGTATTGGCGGGCCTGGCCCTAAGCCAGTTCAGTAAGGATAAAAACCAATCATAG
- a CDS encoding sugar O-acetyltransferase, which translates to MITEKEKMLSGALYSPADPELRAMSDRAHRLCQEYNQCHATEHDAKASILRKLIPSQGKGLYIEGPFFCDYGVNIYIGNHVFFNFNCTILDTMPVTIGNHCMFGPGVQIYTPLHPMNAAERNTGLEYAKEVVIGNSVWVGGNVTILPGVHIGDNCVIGAGSVVKRDVPANSFAAGNPARVIKNV; encoded by the coding sequence ATGATCACCGAAAAGGAAAAAATGCTTTCAGGGGCACTTTATTCCCCCGCAGATCCTGAGCTACGGGCGATGAGTGACCGGGCGCACCGCCTTTGCCAGGAGTATAACCAATGCCATGCGACGGAACATGACGCCAAAGCCTCTATTCTTAGAAAGCTGATCCCCAGCCAGGGAAAGGGACTTTATATTGAAGGCCCTTTCTTCTGTGATTACGGCGTTAATATATACATAGGGAATCATGTATTTTTTAACTTCAATTGCACCATCCTCGATACAATGCCGGTAACCATCGGCAATCATTGCATGTTTGGGCCTGGTGTGCAGATCTATACACCCTTGCATCCAATGAATGCTGCTGAGCGGAACACTGGTCTCGAATATGCAAAGGAAGTAGTTATCGGCAATAGTGTTTGGGTAGGCGGCAATGTTACCATATTGCCCGGGGTACACATTGGCGATAACTGCGTGATTGGCGCCGGCAGCGTGGTAAAACGGGATGTGCCGGCAAATAGCTTTGCTGCAGGCAATCCTGCCCGGGTCATTAAAAATGTGTAG